The DNA sequence CTGCAAAAAAAATGGAGCATTTCAAACAACGTACAGTCTCTGATCGTGTATCGCCGACGCAGGTGGTCGCTCATCGCCGGGAGACTGCCGGGCAGGACGGACAACGAGATCAAGAACTACTGGAACACGCACATCAAGCGGAAGCTCCTGGCTCGGGGCACGGACCCGCAGACCCACCGCCCTCTCGCCGCCGCCTCTGGCGCGCCCGCGGGGCAGCAGCATTACCAGCTGGAGCAACAGATGCAGGCAGCCGCGGCCGGCGTTGGCACGGTGGGCCATCcgcaccaccaccgccaccaccagcagcagcaccagGCTCCGCAGCAGCAGGACGTCATCTCCAACTCGCCGGAGGCCGCCTGCACGAGCCGTAGCAGCGACGACGAGCCGCGGTCCTCCACGCcgacaccgccgccgccgccaaggcGCCACCTGGACATCGACCTCAACCTGTCCATCAGTCTGTCTGCTTACCAGCCGCCGGAGGAGGAAAGCGGCAGCATCAAGTCGccactgatgatgatgatgatgaagcaGGAGGAGGAGACAGCGGCGGCATCGGCGGCGGGCGGCACcaatgcggcggcggcggtgtgcCTGTGCCTCAACAGCCTCGGGTACCGGCCGGGCGTCGAGTGCGCCTGCGGCGGCAACGGCGGCGTCGGGTCCTCCTCCCAGTCCCAGCAATGGGCTCGGAGTTTTTTacaggcagcggcggcggcgacgccatGCTACAGAGGCCAATAGTGTTAAGACAGGAAGAGTGATCAGTGAGTGAGACAGTGACATAAGTGGGAGGGTTATTTACGCAGGGCAGATACTTTTAGTTAACTACTGGAGTACTAGTAGTAAAAAGCCACACATGCTTAGGCTTTAGCAGCTCTCTTTGTAAAACATGCATCATGGGTTATGAGGAGGAGATGTGCTCTTGTCTTGTCGTTTCTGGTTCAGCTGGCCGGCCTCGGACAAAGTGATCATGCCATGCCTAAAACTAACCTAATGCCTTGCCTCTCCTCAACAAATCATGCATAGAGTACTGTAGTTGGTAGGAGTAGTAGCATGCATCAAGTTCATGACTTTTGCAGTTGTGCTGCTCTACCTACCAACTTCTCGGTCTTTAAAACTGGACATGCAGTTGTTTAACTCAAGAGAATTACTCCAGCTCCAGGTGTCTAGTTTTATGATCTTTCATCACCATAGGCCTCTCAAAAACCAAAtggttttcagaactaaacaagcacGTAGAGTAGAGATGTGCTTGAGTGGAAACAGTAGTACAAAAGGCATTGCAAAACGCATCAGATAGTCATGCATGGCTGCTGCCTTGCTGATGAGAGAGCTGATGAGAGATGCAGATGCTGGAAGTAGTGGATGGTGGTGTGCGCTGGTGGTTATGGTTATGGACAAGCCAGGTTCCTGAATGTCTGCAGACTACACATGACCACTTGGACGGACGGTGCTGAGCTCAGAAACAGAAAAGCTGGGTGCCGGTTTTTGGCACAAAAAAGCCTGTCTTTTGTAGAGGGAGGGGAACtggggccctgtttagttccccaaccaaaattttttcatccatcccattgaatctttggacacatgcatggaacattaaatgtacataaaaaaaataaactaattacacagtttgattgaaaatcgcgagacgaatcttttaagtctaattactctatgattagccttaagtgctacagtaacctacatgtgctaatgatagattaattatgcttaatatatttgtcttgcagtttcttgacgagctatgtaatttgtttttttattagtttctaaaaatccctcccgacatccttccgacacatcctaTGTGAcgctcaaaaaattttcatctccaatctaaacagggcgaTGGAGAGGGAGCTGGCCATGGCCACTGCATTCCCACTGGCCAGGTCAGTTGGGAGCATGTGAGGAGTGAGATGCCCTTCCATTGGGCACTGGTTGGTTTGGTAGGTAGGTTGGTAGGTACAAGGGGCGGAAGGGATGTGAATGCAAAGTGCCACGGAGGAGCGGCATGGATTGGGGGCCAGCTTTTGTTTGGTTTCTTATTAATGACCTAACTGGTCGGAGCAGGGGACGGTGGTGGTTGGTGGTCTCATTGGCaggtagtagtagcagcagcagcaggacagGATCCAAGCAAGAGGCAGCAGAGTGGGGGCCAGCAATGGTGATCTTCCTCAGTTTAAGCACAGCAGCTAGCTAGCAGTGGTCTTCTGGGGTAACCTCTCTATTCTCTGGGTGGTGGGGTTCTAACGAAACCTCTTTCCTCAGGCTGTCAGGCAGGAGGAACTTCCACAGATGGAGagctgtgcatgcatgcatatatgcatGACTCCTGTAGCGACTACAGTTATCATTGCTAATGGATGCTCTGCAGGCTGACTAACCCCCCTCTTTCGCTTCAGGAGGATAGGAGGCATGTAAGCATTGCTGGTAAAGAGAAAGAGTTGAAATAATGTACTAGTAATACTTTCTTGAACAAAGTAATTAAAAGAAAATGGATGTTACTGTTCTACTCAATCATGCTAATAATTGAAGCCAAAGATTATATTCTTTGGACTCTCGATCATGTCTCGGATCGAATGAAAGGCGACACCTGttagtaaataaattattaCAAAGTGCCGCGGCAAATGTAAAATTCCAGGCCTTCTGTTTTTTTTCCTCATATGACGCAGCATGATTCTCTACTTATCTTGTAATATAAGCAAGGCACATCATCAGTTAAAAAAACCGATGATGTTAATTCTTACTTAGCTGCTAAATGTCACTCTACCCATATTTTCCAAGATTTGCAATATCTGAATCCCTTGGTGACATAATATGAGCAGGTAGGAGAATTCTTTGCTAGGAAACTACTATTCTGGTAATATACTATGCGGTGCTCTGTTTTTTATGTGAGAATGTAGTGCTCTGATTTTATTATACAGTTGTTTTTTATGCTGGCATTTAGTATAAAGGAAATGAACTATTTTAGTACATTTCTATTTGTCCTAAACGTCAGCTAATGTTAACTAATAAACTTAGCATTCAAGTTGATGCATACCAATTGGGTTATTAATATTAGTAACGAATCACTGGAGAGATCGGATGAATCATGAATGAGATAGTCGTATAtactatatatgtatgtattaagTCTGCAAATCAACATGTCCTGTGAGATACTACATACCTCATTTTTCTCCAGGTGTAGCCTCAGTATGAAGTTGTGATATGATGAAGGACTAAACTGAAGCAAGTACTGTAACTGCCAACGTTAGTCTTTCACCCAGAGCAGAATAAATTATGCAGCAGTCAGTATCATAAGTAcaaattttccaaaaaaaagcaTCATAACTAGTACACAGATGACAGATCTCAGCACCGTGTAGGAATGCACGTGATACCTGTGTATTGAAGGACTCTGCCGTGGTGTCCTTGAGAAAACTATTCCCTCCTGAGCTCTCAATGTTTTTTTCTGTATAGTTAAGGTATATCACTGGATTTGAAGACACATGCTCATACATGATACTGGATCTCCCTAATATAGTAATAGTAATGTCTAAATGGGAGCAATTTAAAATTGGGACACCCAGTCGAGTACTAGTAGTTGATGCTACCTGTACAAGAAAGCCTGTTCATTTGAACGATGCCAAAGCTAATGACTTCAATCACACAAAAAAACACTCCTGTGGGAAACAAGAACTGGCCCATCTTGTCTAGTCAAATCGCATGCCCTTGATGTAGCCAAAAGAGAGTGAGTCCGGTAGCAACATATGGCATTTTGTAAGTAAGATATCTACAGATTTCTCGAGACATGTCTGAAAATTTATATCTTTTGAACTGACAGCTGCTAAAAGTTTTCCACAATTTGAACTGGGGAGGACTTTGATCGAGCGATCCAATAATTACCTTGGCTTGGGGTTAAAAGTTGTCCAATTCTTGGAAAAGTAAGTTTCCTGGCAGGAAAGAACCATGCTAGTGACATGAACCTTCCACCCAATGCCTCCTCATTCATGCATAAGATTGCTGACTCACTGTAAGTGTACAATGACCTGTGATCTACTGAAAAGATGAAATATTTTACAGGTTGGCCGGCACGGCAGGACCCTATGCAAAAACTTTCTAACGAGCAGTGAACCACGGAGGAGCAAAATGCAaatgagaaaagaaaataaaaagtggcaaGGAATCTCTGTGACTGCAAAAGTTCCTCCCCCATTTGACCATCTGATCGGTGCATGGTTGCGGTGGTGGCGCAAATATATTCACCAAAAAGGACACGAATGACAAAACAACTGCACCCATGTATGAGCCTATGAGGCATTATTCCCTCTTTCCCCCTTGTGCTGACTGACCCACAGTCACAGTGGCTCAACCAAGTGTGGACCTCCATCCATGATCCATCCATTCATCCATCCATATTCTTAGCGGATGATGATTCACTATGTTCCTCCAGGATAGGCGCGAATTTAAACCACAACAATGCCCTACGCCTATGAGCAAGTACCACCCATGGCACTTGAATCATTCCAGATCAGATGATCCGGTGATCACGGACGTCGCGTTTACGGTCGTTCTTTCCTTCTGAATTTGCATCAATATGCCTTGTCGACCACTCAAAATGATCATAATATTCAACTCACTtgcaaaaaaagaagaagaaaaaagaatTCCGAATCTTCCTGGCCGGTGCGCAGAATACCACCACCAGGTCGGAGATGATGGCTGTAGCAATGGATGGCCAGGGAGAGGGCAGCAGGAGTGGAGAATAATACTCCAGCGCTAAGGTTTTCAAGGCAAGGGGAGGGAAAACTTGGGGCGGGCAGTGGTAGTTGGTCGTTGGTAGTTGGTAGGCCACATGACATCACCCCCAAAAGACAGCAGCAGCCACAGCCGAATCCCCGGGCCTGTGCTGTGCTCCTGCGTGCACCCCTCAGTTGCCAATTGCTCCCACCATCTCATCTCCGACCTCAACCATCCTTTTCAAACATCATTTTCCAATGGCTCAGCAAGTTTTTTTTATGGTATTAATTTGGGAAAAAGCGCTCTCTCTGTTGTTGCTGGGGCTCACCTTCTAGAAGCCAATTGGTCAGTGGATGCAGCATCTGTTTGCAAGCTAGTATCTCTATCAGTGATCTACTAGCTGAGCGGCAATGGATCCGGAAAGGCAGCTAATATTGCGGGTcacctaattttttttttcaagaaaaAAAGGACCAGCTGCTGCTACAGTCCAGGAAAAGTTGAAAGTGATATCAGCCGGCCGGCCATTTTCGTAGTCTTAATTAGCCCAAGGCAACAAAAATCCAACACCCTATTTATTACTGACTTTAGTGGAACTCCAATATGCAACCTTTTCGGTTAAGTTACACGGTTTCGGATCACCCGGCCTGGCCCGCCCAACGATTGTTAAACGGTCAGGATCGAGGTCGCTAAACCTTggtacacatcatctaagatctTGTCACCCACATCGCGTGGTACGATATCTATCCAGTGATTTGTAACTGGTGGCGAATATGTTGGTCTTTTTTGTTTGATAATAAAGCAATCTTATCTTTCTGCCTAATCATCCAAACATCACATGCTCAATCTCACTTAATTaagagcttggtcatcttgcccATGTATCTAAATGAGAGTGTGCTGTGTACACACCTGGTTATGCAGATGACACCCATGCGTGCTTTGAGTAGGGGGAGACAGTCCAGCAACATGAATACATCCTTACATATTGGCATACTGGAGTATGTAACCTGCAAAGACCACATGTAAACCATAAAGTTATGATTGCATAAATAGTCTTGTTCAGTGTGTCACTTTCTTAAAGGTAGCTTGGAAGTTGAAAATTGCTAAGAAAACAATACCTTACAGCAGCTTTCCAAGACTATGGCCGAAGTAAATGAAATAGTAATAGCTGCAGGTATTATCAAGTCATGATTCTTCATTCAAGCTGTTCAGGACCATTCGGTAAACTCTGATGTATGTTGTGAAAAAGGCAACCACGGAAACTGCCAGATCACACATAATACAGGTCACAGTAATCTGCATAGCAAGGAAGGCCCaacaaaaatgctaagattaagACATCATAAACCCTTTTGCACTACCTCCAAATCACATCAAGAATACATCAGATGCACTTATCTTtgcaaaaagaaacaaaaggaAGTGTGTGAGCTTAATGATTCTGCTGAAAACAGTTCAGTGATAAAAATGCATATCTAGTCGTCAGAATACTTATATTGCAAAAATAACTCTAATCTATCCACACATATTCTTGTCTGCACTGACAGCAACCCCACCCACCAACCCATTGCGGTTGATCTTAGctttacaacttttgttttagtGGCCCCCGGCGATGAAGACTTGTCACAATGACCTCCATTTGTGTTAACAGAATAGTGTATGCCATGATGTATTGCCACTAGCAGAGTGTAACAACTAACAAGTTACTTTTTGTGCAACTGTTGACTGTTGAGCTCCAGTAGTCTCGCAACAAAAGGTAGCTTCAATGAACTAGTACTGCAGCTAAAGCAGCAGAACATGTAAAGAACAAGCTAGGCAGTACATTGAGCACATGTGCAGCAGGTTGTTTTCTCCTAAAGTCAAAATGCAACTTTATTCATCGCCTCTCTAAAGACCTGGCATAGGTACTCACTCCATTATGGAGCACCAGAACCACTGGTGAGATTCTCCCCAATCGACAAGGCAAAATGCGCAGCCGGTTTGACTGCATGCCAAATTGCTTCTCAATCTTTTCCGACATGCAGCACACATGACATGAGCGGAGCAGATAAGTGCACAACTACCTTTTCCAGATGAAAATGAAAGTCACATAAGCTTTTGGATAAATATTCTTTTcaaagaaaaagagaagaaaaagatgTAAAGAACTAAAGATGTTTTGACATTCATAATACTTAGGATGAGTTAGGTCTAGTGAAGGTTCTACCTATGACTATGAGAAGGACTCcacaaaacaaaacataaaaaataaagaaaaatgaAGTGGGTGGGATATTGTGGATGCATGCGGATATGATGCCAAGCCTGGATAGCTTTACCTAACACCACCGTTTCAGCAACTGAAAGATGGTGTAAGTGATTTATCAGTAATATCAATGATAACGAATGCAATGACCCCTTCTAGAATGAAGTAGGTCAGGTGCAAAACATACTTCAAATCTTTGTCATTGCATCAGAACCAGCACCTAACAAGAGAAGTGAGTAAAAAGATACTAAAACATCCAGCGCACCCACCAGGCCACTCCAGTTGATAAAGGCGTGATGATATGGTAGGCTCGATGGATTGGAAGGTTCTATAGATCTTTGTCATTTCATCACCCGGGCGGCTAGGCCACCTAACATGCAGATAACAAGAGGTATTCTTTCATATTTTCTGGAATGACATCACTACTAGAACCTCTGGGGTGATAATTCATTGAACCACTGTCCCTGTCCAACTCCCATTTCCAGGAGATAGTCAAGAACATTTTAGGAAAAAACAAACTTATCCGTTACATTTCTGTTGTTCCATTTTCAAGCATACCatataattaattaatataGTCATTCATAATGCAAGATAAAGAGAAAAAAACAGCATGTAAGATATAGCATAACTTGTGCTGGCGAGCTAACCAAAAGCCTGTATAGCATATTGGCATTATTCAGAAGAAGAGCTTATTGCCCTACTCGAGGATTCAGGATAGGCCTTTACAGTGAGTGATGTACGCATTTGGCAATTTGGCTTGTTAATGCAAAACAAAAGTGTGTCAGAGATAGATGCTTGTTGGGACAGAAGCTTATGCAGAAAGGTTTGAGTTTAAATGAACTCAATAATACCAATCAGCTGCAGAAAGATGATGCCATGTGTAGCTAAAGAAAAGTAAACAGATTTCCAAGAAGGTGAATGTATCATTTGAAGATGTCATCCTAAGAACAAGCATGATTTTGATGATAAGTCTTAAACAACAAGATATGACTTCTATTACCTTATTCATGACACAAGCTAAATCATTACATGGGATAAAGTTGAAGGCATGGAGTGCTTGGCTAAATGTTTATAGAAATGAAATGTACTGAATTTCTGAATGGGCTTGGTGGCCAGTTAATGGAAAGTGCATTGACATGGACCAAATTGTTGCTTAAGCATTTAGAAGGAAGCAATTACTAAAAAGGCCAGTATCGGGCCATGGGCCTGAAATCTATAGCATCATTTGATCATATAATAGCAGAGAGCAAaaatagtttcaaaaaaaaagaccaGAGTGATACATAGTCTATtggatttgaaaaaaaaacatcagAGTTGTGAATGATTATAAAGAAATCATTTCAATACATATAATACAGATTTCAACCCAAGAATAAATACACTGGAGTTCATTGAGGGAACAACGGTCATCCACAATCACATATATATCTGGTTGATTGCATACCAGAACCAAAACTGCCTTAGCAACCGTTCTTAGGTAAGCAGATGACTTATCGTGAGCCCAATACTCCAATGCCCACCAGTGATAGGCCATATATGTTGTTATTGACACATTTCTGTTTGTGGCTGCAAAATTAATTGACTGGTCCAACCTTGAGCTTTGCTGACATCTGCACATGCACAGTACCTACGTAGATCATAGAACTACAGTAACATGATTGAATTAGATGTAGAATCAACTGCAAATTAGATTATTTTGTTCCTTGGTTCTAATCcattttcttcttaatataatgacagATAGCTCTCCTTCCTGTTTGATAGATGatgtttcttttttaaaaaagccATGCTCAGATTTATTTCATCGTTTTGAGAATAAATGTTTATGTTGAAGCAAATCTGATGGTTTGAATATGGACTTTTCGTCAGGTTCAGGACAAGCAGAATTATTGGTAGAATAGAAACCAGGTCAACTAAAAGAACATTGCacggatcaaccaatcaagcctATATGAATATCATGTTGTCATAAAAAAATCTAAATACTGCTAAAATGGAAATCCCATTCAGGCCCTGCTTGGAATGCAGGAGCTTCACAAATAACAATTGAATTCGCCATATGCTTTGTTTCTCCAGATACGCATCCCTCACTGGATTCATTTCAAAGCACAGAAAATACAAAGGGTAAGGGCTCTAGTTGCCTTTGTTTACCTCACAAATATTACAGAGCATATTTTTGTTGTATCCTAAAATAAACCTCTGTGTCCTTTCCCCGTTTTTCCAAATAGGATATAACAATGTCCAATTCAACATAtgtcttcttttctttctttctcttttttttttttttttgcaaatactCAATAACTTGTCCACACCATATTATGCAGTCCTGCAAAGCTCGTAGGAAC is a window from the Sorghum bicolor cultivar BTx623 chromosome 5, Sorghum_bicolor_NCBIv3, whole genome shotgun sequence genome containing:
- the LOC8072765 gene encoding myb-related protein Zm38, which produces MGRSPCCEQAHTNKGAWTKEEDQRLIAYIKAHGEGCWRSLPKAAGLLRCGKSCRLRWINYLRPDLKRGNFTEEEDELIIKFHELFGNKWSLIAGRLPGRTDNEIKNYWNTHIKRKLLARGTDPQTHRPLAAASGAPAGQQHYQLEQQMQAAAAGVGTVGHPHHHRHHQQQHQAPQQQDVISNSPEAACTSRSSDDEPRSSTPTPPPPPRRHLDIDLNLSISLSAYQPPEEESGSIKSPLMMMMMKQEEETAAASAAGGTNAAAAVCLCLNSLGYRPGVECACGGNGGVGSSSQSQQWARSFLQAAAAATPCYRGQ